A section of the Lineus longissimus chromosome 1, tnLinLong1.2, whole genome shotgun sequence genome encodes:
- the LOC135484971 gene encoding uncharacterized protein LOC135484971 — protein MSFDGTPAEYTKFRRSFDLRVRCKPFTDSFKLSQLLMLTTGNAHKAIMHLDGTREGYAKALDVLKDRFGRPYQIVKSCLEKITFGKRIGPHDPKGLLEYSDHLNAVYETLSDIDLLREADTQTTLKAIFERLPPAVQVRWAKMVSRMEEEDKFPQLKDLVEYVKNQAKMMNHVVFEVKSVVAAAQPSAAAWKNRTMAAFPPKVKVTTLSTQAASEEMQKGEKPGGGKPQCKFCRQEHLIIHCQKFEKEEPAVRRRFARNTMLCYGCLGRYKIKHWRKKRLCKSCGGDHHSLLHTPSRGASGKGQEESIGHRTQGADGAARPTSRQDRSGQTKTHSQTVGSVVASKPGKDAVLLKVVPVRVIAENGRSFTTCGLPDTGSSTTLITRELADALKMARRKETIMVNTVLARGQRQDVSVCSCSLQPVGANQSVIPVNKAYIVADLYINNKYHPKSVDLSACDQLREIEFSTTVDFDSVTVLIGENVPTAHAVPESRYGEEPHNQPYAVRTPLGWCVAGPTNELASPGMNVSYVGMSQAKELGVQGGVQDVDLTKAVEKLWGVEKLGIENTGVQMMSVEDRRSFAMLESGTRQTDDGHYEIGLLWKSSHPVLPNNPMLAEKR, from the coding sequence ATGTCGTTTGATGGAACTCCGGCCGAGTATACGAAATTTCGTCGATCGTTTGATCTGCGGGTTAGATGCAAACCCTTTACCGATAGCTTTAAGCTTTCCCAGCTGCTGATGTTGACAACCGGTAATGCCCACAAGGCAATCATGCACCTTGATGGTACAAGGGAGGGCTACGCCAAAGCCTTGGATGTACTTAAGGACAGGTTCGGTCGGCCCTACCAGATCGTTAAGTCATGCTTGGAGAAAATCACGTTTGGAAAGAGGATCGGCCCCCATGATCCAAAGGGATTGCTTGAGTATTCCGACCACCTGAACGCTGTCTACGAGACTCTGTCCGACATCGACCTACTTAGAGAGGCGGACACACAAACCACCTTGAAGGCCATATTTGAGCGATTGCCGCCGGCAGTCCAGGTGAGATGGGCGAAGATGGTGTCACGTATGGAAGAGGAGGATAAGTTTCCGCAATTGAAGGATTTGGTTGAGTATGTAAAGAATCAAGCTAAGATGATGAACCATGTGGTCTTTGAAGTCAAGTCAGTGGTAGCGGCAGCGCAACCATCAGCTGCGGCGTGGAAAAACAGGACAATGGCAGCATTCCCACCAAAGGTAAAGGTTACCACACTTTCCACTCAGGCGGCGAGTGAAGAAATGCAGAAGGGCGAAAAACCAGGGGGCGGGAAGCCGCAGTGCAAATTTTGCAGGCAGGAACATCTGATTATCCATTGTCAGAAGTTCGAGAAGGAGGAACCCGCAGTCAGGAGGAGATTTGCTAGGAACACTATGCTGTGCTATGGCTGCCTTGGCAGGTATAAGATTAAACACTGGAGAAAGAAAAGGCTGTGTAAAAGTTGTGGCGGTGATCACcattcactcctccatacgccAAGTCGTGGCGCATCAGGTAAGGGCCAAGAGGAATCCATCGGACACCGAACACAGGGAGCTGATGGAGCAGCTCGGCCAACCAGCAGGCAGGATCGTTCAGGTCAAACCAAGACCCACAGTCAAACGGTTGGGTCGGTGGTAGCATCAAAACCGGGAAAAGATGCAGTGTTGCTGAAGGTGGTGCCTGTCCGTGTAATTGCGGAGAACGGAAGATCTTTCACAACATGTGGTCTGCCAGACACTGGGTCTAGCACAACGCTGATTACTAGGGAGTTAGCGGATGCTCTGAAGATGGCCAGGAGGAAGGAGACGATCATGGTTAACACTGTTCTAGCTCGAGGACAACGTCAGGATGTCTCGGTCTGTAGTTGTAGCCTGCAGCCAGTTGGAGCTAACCAGTCAGTAATACCTGTAAATAAGGCCTACATCGTTGCAGACCTTTACATAAACAACAAGTATCATCCAAAGTCTGTCGATCTGAGTGCATGCGATCAACTGCGGGAGATTGAATTTTCGACGACGGTTGATTTTGACTCAGTCACAGTCCTTATCGGAGAGAACGTACCTACAGCTCATGCTGTGCCGGAAAGTCGCTATGGTGAAGAACCTCATAACCAACCTTATGCGGTGAGAACACCATTGGGATGGTGTGTTGCAGGACCCACCAATGAGCTGGCATCGCCAGGGATGAACGTCAGTTATGTCGGGATGAGTCAGGCAAAGGAGTTGGGAGTACAGGGTGGAGTTCAAGATGTTGACCTCACAAAGGCCGTGGAGAAGTTATGGGGAGTCGAGAAGCTTGGAATCGAAAATACGGGAGTACAGATGATGTCAGTTGAAGATCGCCGTTCATTTGCCATGCTTGAAAGTGGTACACGTCAGACTGATGATGGTCATTATGAGATTGGTCTCTTGTGGAAGAGCAGCCACCCAGTACTCCCGAACAACCCAATGTTAGCAGAGAAAAGATAA